The window CGGTCAGCTCCCGCTCGGCGCACGCGACCGGACCCTCGCCGCGGTCGATCGTGCCGCCCGGGAACTGCCAGTGCTCCCGGTACCCGGCCTTCACGATCAGGATCCGGCCGGACTCGTCCCGCAGCACGCCGCCGGCTGCCGCGTAGATCCGCGGCAGCGACGCCAGCCACTCTTCGCGGGACTTCAAGGGCTCAGCCGACACAGCGGGCCTCCTACGGCGCGGGGATCACTGCGCCCCACTCTGCCACTACTGCCGCTCCCCGCGCCCGGCCGGTCAGGCCTGGCCCAGGAGGTACTCGACCAGGCGGTCGAAGCTGGAGTTGAGGCCCGCCCGCGCCTCCGGACCGCAGTAGAAGTCCGGTGCGTCGGTCTGGTGCAGGACGGCCTCGGTCCGGCCGTCGCCGAGGTCCGTGAGGGTGAGGCTGGAGCGCAGCCCGACGCCCTCCTCCTGGAAGGCCAGCAGCTCTCCGGGCCGGATGTCGGTGATCTCGCCCCGCAGCGGATAGCGCTCCCCGGTCGCGTCGATGACCATGGTGCTGTCGTAGCGCCCGCCGACCTTCGGCTCGATGGTCACGGTGTCCAGCGGGACGTGGGTGCCGACCGGGCCCCAGAAGCGGACGAACCGCTCCGGCTCGGTGTACGCCCGGAAGACCACCGCCGGGGTGGCGGGCAGCTCGCGGGTGATGGTCAGCTCGCCGAGGTTCTCGCTCATGGTGTGTCCTCCGTGGTCGTGGTCGTGGTCGTGGTGCGGTGCGGTGCGCCGCTTCCGCGGTGCGTCGCTTTCACAGGGGTAGACCGGGGCCGGCAGCGGAACTCATCGCTCCACCGGAGACTTTTCCGAACTTCTCCGAGAGACTCCGCCGCCGCCTGCTCCAGGAACCTCGCCGCAGGCCGATGAGCCGGGACCGCCCGCACGGTCTGCCCTGCATGGACACTCACCCGAACAGCCCTCACCACACCCACCGCGAACCCCTCACCCGCCCAACGCTGACCTGCGACGTCGGCGCCCTCACCACCCCCGACCTGGCGGTGGTCGACGCCCTCGCCCGGCTCCGGCTCGCCGCCGGGCGCCACGGTGTGCGGGTGGTACTGCTGAACGCGAGCGGCCCCCTGCGGGAGCTACTCGCGTTCAGCGGCCTGGCCGGCGCCCTGCCGGTCGCCGGGGCGCTACCCGTCCAGCCGGGGCGGGAGACCGAAGAGCGGGAAGAGCGTGTCGGTGTCCAGGAAGTTGGTGAGACCGGTGATCCGGCCCGCTGACACCTCCAGCACGATCAGCGCCCACGGCTCGTGCCCGCCCGCCGGGCTCGGCCGGTACTGGCCGAACGCCGGACTGCCGTTGGCCTCCACCGGAACGAGCCGCGAACCCCGGCACCCGTGGCCGGGGCCCAGCATCCACTCGCGGATGTCGGCGTGCCCGGTCAGCCACAGCTCGTACGGCGGCATGTTGAGCGTGACGTCCTCGTGCAGCAGCGCGGCCAGCCCGTCCATGTCGTACGCCTCGAAGGCGCTGACGTAGCGGGCCAGCAGCGCGCGGTGGTCGTCGTCCAGCGCGGGCGCCGGACGGGCGGCCGAGGCGTCCGCCGCGAGCACCGCCCGGGCCCGCTGGAGCGCGCTGTTGACCGAGGCGACGGTGACCCCGAGCAGCTCGGCGACCTCGGCCGCCTTCCAGCCCAGCACCTCCCGCAGGATCAGCACCGCCCGCTGCCGGGGCGCGAGCCGCTGCAGCACCGACACGAACGCCAGCCGCACGGAGTCGCGCTGGGCGGCCACCTCGGCCGGGTCCCCCGTCTCGGGCAGGATCCGGCCGTCCGGCGCCGGCCCGATCCACGTCACCTCGGGCAGTTGCGCCTCGGTGGCGGTGGCCACGGTGGACGGCCCGGTGAGGTCCATCGGACGGGCCCGGCCGTTGCGGCCGTTCAGCGCGTCCAGGCAGACGTTGGTGGCGATACGGTACAGCCAGGAGCGCAGCGCGGACCGGCCCTCGAAGCCCCGGTGGCCGCGCCAGGCGCGGACCATCGTCTCCTGCACCGCGTCCTCGGCCTCGAAGACCGAGCCGAGCATGCGGTAGCAGTAGCCGGTCAGCTCCGTCCGGTACCGCTCCAGCTGGAGCTCGACCGGCTCGACCGGCTCGCCCGTCATCAGGTCGGCCATCGCGCGCCCCCGTGTCCTCGCCTCGCCAGTGATCACGGTGAACGTACCGCAGGGCACTGACAACCCGGGCCGCCCCCCTTCCGGTCACCCCGCCTTCGGGTACTCCTGGGCCGAGTCGAAGGAGGTGGTCACGATCTGCCAGACCTTCGGGAACTCCGCACCGGACAGACCGGTCGGGTTGATCGAGTAGACCACCTTGCGGCCGAGGTCCTTGGTGGCGAACACCCCGCTGGTGTACCCGGGCCGGGAGCCGGTCTTGCCCCAGACCTGGACGCCGTTGGGCAGGGTGGCGCTCATCAGGCCCTTGCTGAAGCAGGCGTGACCGGCGGTCGGACCGATCTCGCAGTTCTTGTTCCGGTGGTTGGGCACGTCCGGCACGTCGAACAGCTCGGCCTGCTGGGCGGGCGGCAGCAGCCGGCCGCGCAGCAGCGCCGTCATGAAGCGGTCCAGGTCGGCGGCCGAGGAGACCATGCCGCCCTCCGCCCACGGCCAGGGGCTCTGCCCGGTCACGTCCACCCGCTGCCGGACGCCGTCCGGGCCGGTGACGTCCACCCACGCGGGAGCGTGCGGGGCGGGCAGCGCGAGGTCGTCGCGGTCCGGGACGACGGTGTCGCGCAGGCCCAGCGGCCGGGCGATCCTGGTCTGCACCTCGCGGGCGAAGGTCCGGCCGGTGACCTTCTCGACCAGCATCCCGGCGATGAAGGTGTTGATGCCGTTGTACTGCTGCGCGGTGCCCGGCGCGAAGCCCATCGGCTGCGCGACGGCGTCCGCGACCACCTGGGCGGGCGTCCAGGAGTCGGCCTTGTGCGCGGCGAACCAGCTCTCCGTGCCGTCCCCCGAGGTCAGACCGCCGCCGCCCGGCAGCCCGCTGGTGTGGTCGAGCAACTGGCCCACGGTGACCGGCGGGTAGGAGGCCGGCAGCAGCCCCGGCAGGTAGTGCTGGACGGTGCCGTCCAGGTCGATCCGCCGCTCGGCGGCGAGCTGGAGCACCACGGTGGCGGTGAAGACCTTGGAGATGCTGCCGATCCGGAAGCGGGCGTCCGCCGACACCCCGGCCCCCGCCGTGCCGGACCACTGACCGCCCCGGCCGCCGACCCGGACCAGCGCGCCGGTGACGCCCCCGGTCGGCAGGTCGGCGAGCGTCCGCGCCAGTGCCGCGCCGTCCGGCGGCCCGGCCAGACGGACGGCGGCGGCCGAACTCGCGCTGTCCGTCGGACGGTCGGCCGCCAGGGCGGGCGTCGCGATGCCCGCGACGGCGGCCACCAGCAGCGCGCCGGAGACGGCGAGGGTGTTCCAACGGCGGTCGCGTACGGGGGTCTTCATCGGTTTGCGCTCCAAGTGCGGCTCGTCCGGCGGGTGACGCTCTCCCAGCGGGTGGCGGTCCACCCGGGAACGAGTCTTCGGGAGCGCGGCACACCGGCCATCCGGGACGGGCCCCCAGCTGCCCCGGAGGCGACCCCGAGACGGTTCGGGGACGCTCCCGGGCACACGTCAGGGGGCGGGCGCCGCATTCGGCGCCCGCCCCCTGGCGAAAGGCGTCCCGCTCAGTGCGCGGAGTGCTTCTCCGCGCCGCGGTGGCGGTGGCCCTTGAGTTCGGCGTGCATCGCGGGGGCGGAGTGCATGGCCGTCGTCCCGACGTCCCGGCCGCCGTGCCGGAAGGCCCCGTCGGAGCCGGACCCGGCGGCGGACGGGGCACGGGTGCCGAGCCTCGGGGGGAGCGGCTTCGGGGTCATCGCCATGCCCCGGCGCTCCAGCAGCTCCTGGGTGCCCCGGCGGAGCTTGTCGGTGCCGCTCGGCGTTCGCTTGGTCATCGTCGACCTCCCTTCGGCGGTCACCGGCCCACGAGGGGCGTCGACCGGGAGGGCCGCACGGGCGTTATGTCCGGGATTGGGCAGGATTACACATCCGGACGGCCGGCGACGTCCGTGCGAGCCGGTGCCGGCGGGGCGGTGCCGGTAGGGGCGGGGCGGGGGCGGTGGGGCGGGGGTGGTGGGGCGGTGCCGGTACGGGCGGGGCGGGGGCGGTGGGGCTCAGCCCATGACCTCGTGGACGAAGCACCAGCGCCAGTCCTCCCCCGGCTCGTACGAGCGGATCACCGGGTGGGAGCTGTTGTGGAAGTGCGCGGTGGCGTGCTTCCCCGGTGAGAAGTCGCAGCAGCCGATGTGCCCGCAGTCCAGGCAGAGCCGCAGGTGCACCCAGTCCCGGTTGCCCGCGGCCAGGCAGTCGGCGCAGCCGTCGGGCGGCGGCAGGGGCGCGATGTCCTGGGGTGCCGTGGCGAGGTCTTCGCAGGAGCTCATGCACGCAGAGTAGTGACGGCAGCCCCGGGCCGTCGCCCAAGACACGCCCGAGCCGGGCCGCACCGGGCCGTCTCCAGCCCGAGCCGTCTCCCGCCCGGCCGTCTGCTGCCCGGCCGTACGGCGGCCACGCCGTGTGACGCGGGCCCGCGTCACACGGCAGGCTCACTCCGCGGGGACCCGCGCCCCCGGGGCCGTCCAGCTCGCCAGCATCGCGAGCTTCTGCGCGGTCGGCGAGCCGGGCGGGGCGGTGTAGGCGACCAGCAGCTGGTCGGGCGAGCCGTTGACGCTCAAGGTCTCGTAGCCGAAGTCGAGTTCGCCGACCAGCGGATGGTGGATCAGCTTGACGCCGTGGGTCTTCTGCTTCACCAGGTGGTCCGCCCAGAGCCGACGGAAATCCTCGCTGCGCACGGAGAGTTCGCCCACCAGTGCGGCCAGCTTGGCGTCCTCGGGGTGCCGGCCGGCGTCCAGCCGCAGATAGGCGACCGTCTCGGCCGCCAC of the Kitasatospora sp. NBC_01246 genome contains:
- a CDS encoding sigma-70 family RNA polymerase sigma factor → MADLMTGEPVEPVELQLERYRTELTGYCYRMLGSVFEAEDAVQETMVRAWRGHRGFEGRSALRSWLYRIATNVCLDALNGRNGRARPMDLTGPSTVATATEAQLPEVTWIGPAPDGRILPETGDPAEVAAQRDSVRLAFVSVLQRLAPRQRAVLILREVLGWKAAEVAELLGVTVASVNSALQRARAVLAADASAARPAPALDDDHRALLARYVSAFEAYDMDGLAALLHEDVTLNMPPYELWLTGHADIREWMLGPGHGCRGSRLVPVEANGSPAFGQYRPSPAGGHEPWALIVLEVSAGRITGLTNFLDTDTLFPLFGLPPRLDG
- a CDS encoding UBP-type zinc finger domain-containing protein, with product MSSCEDLATAPQDIAPLPPPDGCADCLAAGNRDWVHLRLCLDCGHIGCCDFSPGKHATAHFHNSSHPVIRSYEPGEDWRWCFVHEVMG
- a CDS encoding serine hydrolase domain-containing protein → MKTPVRDRRWNTLAVSGALLVAAVAGIATPALAADRPTDSASSAAAVRLAGPPDGAALARTLADLPTGGVTGALVRVGGRGGQWSGTAGAGVSADARFRIGSISKVFTATVVLQLAAERRIDLDGTVQHYLPGLLPASYPPVTVGQLLDHTSGLPGGGGLTSGDGTESWFAAHKADSWTPAQVVADAVAQPMGFAPGTAQQYNGINTFIAGMLVEKVTGRTFAREVQTRIARPLGLRDTVVPDRDDLALPAPHAPAWVDVTGPDGVRQRVDVTGQSPWPWAEGGMVSSAADLDRFMTALLRGRLLPPAQQAELFDVPDVPNHRNKNCEIGPTAGHACFSKGLMSATLPNGVQVWGKTGSRPGYTSGVFATKDLGRKVVYSINPTGLSGAEFPKVWQIVTTSFDSAQEYPKAG
- a CDS encoding SRPBCC family protein; this encodes MSENLGELTITRELPATPAVVFRAYTEPERFVRFWGPVGTHVPLDTVTIEPKVGGRYDSTMVIDATGERYPLRGEITDIRPGELLAFQEEGVGLRSSLTLTDLGDGRTEAVLHQTDAPDFYCGPEARAGLNSSFDRLVEYLLGQA
- a CDS encoding STAS domain-containing protein, with translation MRRFHRGRPGPAAELIAPPETFPNFSERLRRRLLQEPRRRPMSRDRPHGLPCMDTHPNSPHHTHREPLTRPTLTCDVGALTTPDLAVVDALARLRLAAGRHGVRVVLLNASGPLRELLAFSGLAGALPVAGALPVQPGRETEEREERVGVQEVGETGDPAR